A stretch of Tenrec ecaudatus isolate mTenEca1 chromosome 2, mTenEca1.hap1, whole genome shotgun sequence DNA encodes these proteins:
- the LOC142440398 gene encoding olfactory receptor 2L5 — protein MENYNETSTDFVLVGLLLPSKMGLFLFILILLVFLLALIGNLSMILLILLDNHLHTPMYFLLSQLSLVDLNYISTIVPKMVSTFLLGSKSISFIGCGVQSFFFLTLGGAEALLLTSMAYDRYVAICFPLHYPIRMSKKVCVLMIAASWIMGSINSCAHTAYAFQIPYCRSRVINHFFCDIPAMLTLACMDTWVYEYTVFVSTTLFLVFPFIGITCSYGRVLLAVYRMPSSEGRKKAYSTCSTHLTVVTFYYAPFAYTYLRPRSFRSPTEDKILAVFYTIITPMLNPVIYSLRNKEVMGSFRRIIQRIFLVKA, from the coding sequence aTGGAAAATTACAACGAAACATCAACGGATTTCGTCTTAGTAGGACTGCTCCTACCATCAAAAATGGGCTTGTTTCTCTTCATTCTCATCCTTCTCGTTTTCCTATTGGCTCTGATAGGCAACCTGTCCATGATCCTGCTCATCCTCCTGGACAACCAtctccacacacccatgtattTCCTCCTTAGTCAGCTCTCCCTCGTAGATCTGAACTACATATCCACCATTGTCCCCAAGATGGTTTCCACCTTCCTCTTGGGAAGCAAGTCAATCTCCTTCATTGGATGTGGAGTCCAGAGTTTCTTCTTCTTGACGCTGGGAGGGGCCGAGGCACTTCTCTTGACATCGATGGCCTATgatcgctatgtggccatctgctttcctcTCCACTATCCGATTCGCATGAGTAAAAAGGTTTGTGTGCTAATGATTGCAGCATCTTGGATAATGGGATCTATCAACTCCTGTGCTCACACTGCTTATGCGTTCCAGATCCCCTATTGTCGATCCAGGGTCATAAATCATTTCTTCTGCGATATCCCAGCCATGCTGACTCTGGCTTGCATGGACACCTGGGTCTATGAATACACAGTGTTTGTGAGCACGACTTTGTTCCTCGTGTTTCCTTTCATCGGCATTACTTGTTCCTATGGCCGTGTTCTCCTCGCTGTGTACCGCATGCCTTCCTCAGAAGGGAGGAAGAAGGCTTATTCAACCTGCAGCACCCACCTCACTGTGGTAACTTTCTACTATGCACCCTTTGCTTACACCTATCTACGGCCAAGATCCTTCAGATCTCCAACAGAAGACAAGATTCTTGCTGTTTTCTATACCATCATCACCCCTATGCTCAACCCTGTCATCTACAGCCTAAGGAACAAGGAGGTGATGGGGAGCTTCAGGAGGATAATTCAAAGGATTTTCCTTGTTAAAGCATAG